One Tunturibacter gelidoferens genomic region harbors:
- a CDS encoding urea amidolyase associated protein UAAP2 has translation MTEAVITRSPRTPTEAIFMVDIEAGASFVHEIKRGQFVRIVDIEGNQAVDTLFYNAHDYADRYSAQDTIRAQGNIYLTTGTKLISTARNVLLTIVADTCGRHDTLGGACSAESNMVRYAIEKRSMHACRQSFLKGAIQWSDKTGRDFGKRDLTANINFFMNVPVTTSGKLTFEDGVSNAGKYVELQAETDTLIVISNCPQLNNPCNAYNPTPVRLLIWDAATNESMDQK, from the coding sequence ATGACAGAAGCAGTGATAACGAGAAGCCCACGAACTCCGACAGAGGCCATCTTTATGGTGGATATCGAGGCTGGGGCCTCATTTGTCCACGAGATCAAGCGTGGCCAATTCGTTCGTATCGTTGACATCGAAGGCAACCAGGCAGTGGATACGCTGTTCTACAACGCGCATGACTATGCTGACCGCTATAGCGCGCAGGACACAATCCGCGCGCAAGGCAACATCTATCTGACGACCGGAACGAAATTGATCTCAACCGCTCGTAATGTGCTCCTGACGATTGTGGCCGATACCTGCGGTCGGCACGATACGCTGGGCGGAGCCTGCTCTGCAGAGAGCAACATGGTCCGGTATGCGATCGAAAAGCGCTCCATGCATGCATGCCGCCAAAGCTTCCTGAAAGGCGCGATCCAATGGTCGGATAAGACCGGGCGCGATTTTGGGAAGCGGGATCTCACCGCAAATATCAACTTCTTCATGAACGTACCCGTAACTACTTCAGGCAAGTTAACCTTCGAAGATGGGGTTTCCAACGCCGGCAAGTATGTAGAACTGCAGGCAGAGACGGATACTCTTATCGTCATCTCGAACTGTCCCCAGTTGAACAATCCGTGTAATGCGTATAACCCCACGCCGGTAAGGTTGTTGATATGGGACGCCGCGACCAATGAATCTATGGATCAAAAGTAA
- a CDS encoding urea amidolyase associated protein UAAP1 produces MSSEVLWEETLSGSSTWSHVLKRGTALRITAGGDHANVGAIFLNADNPSERLNLPDTLKAQHIARLTTGAVLFSDMGRILCSITDDTLGWHDPLGGCSDATLVAEKYGALTYQKAHNDWHQNALDGFLLELEKYGLNRRDLMMNVNFFSKVEVQEDGSMQFVEGHAKDGSTVELRAEMNTLVILNTCQHPMDSDREYRQTPVTLTLKRVPAPGSEDICRKFRPENERGFLLTERYFQ; encoded by the coding sequence TTGAGCTCTGAAGTTCTTTGGGAGGAGACGCTAAGCGGGTCCTCCACATGGTCGCACGTACTGAAGCGCGGAACCGCGCTGCGCATCACTGCCGGAGGCGACCACGCCAACGTAGGTGCAATATTTCTGAACGCCGATAACCCTTCAGAACGTCTGAATCTGCCAGATACCTTGAAGGCGCAGCATATTGCTCGGCTTACGACTGGTGCGGTGCTCTTCTCCGACATGGGTCGGATTCTCTGTTCAATCACGGACGACACTCTCGGTTGGCACGACCCATTAGGCGGGTGTTCCGACGCGACGCTGGTCGCTGAGAAGTATGGAGCTCTGACCTACCAGAAAGCACACAACGATTGGCACCAGAATGCTCTCGATGGCTTTTTGCTCGAGTTGGAAAAGTACGGCCTCAACCGTCGCGATCTGATGATGAACGTGAACTTCTTCAGCAAAGTCGAAGTGCAGGAGGACGGCAGCATGCAGTTCGTCGAAGGACACGCGAAGGACGGCAGCACGGTAGAGTTGCGGGCGGAGATGAACACTCTGGTAATCCTCAACACATGTCAGCATCCTATGGACTCCGATCGCGAATATAGACAGACGCCAGTCACTCTGACGTTGAAGCGAGTACCCGCGCCGGGAAGCGAGGATATCTGCCGCAAGTTCCGGCCCGAGAACGAGCGCGGCTTCCTCTTGACCGAGCGCTACTTCCAATAA
- a CDS encoding putative urea ABC transporter substrate-binding protein, whose product MKTTKHRFFALVFTVFLLIGCCLPASAITEPPTFTVGWSVYAGWNPYFYMQKSGTMKKWADKYGIVIKVQRFDYAASLDSFVAKNIDACTMTNMEALDMPAAAGVDSTAIIVGDYSNGNDAVLVRNGLTFDKLPGQRIMLVQKTVSEYLLERGMVLNGQQAQLSKLRLINTSDSDIVPAFMNNTSNPAVVTWKPLASQILADKSVHSIFDSSKIPGEILDLLVVRTEVLNRPDGSGQRFAKAISGAWYETVQQLASGQSQAIKVSAAASGDSIDSYKEQLRTTSLFATPKSAADFTTGPNIKQKMELVRQFCFAHGLLGQGVKSVDDVAIVYPDGSVQGHKERVRLRFNAAYMQAAQQGKL is encoded by the coding sequence ATGAAAACGACGAAGCACCGTTTTTTCGCCCTAGTCTTTACTGTCTTTCTGCTAATCGGGTGTTGTTTGCCTGCAAGTGCGATAACAGAGCCGCCGACCTTCACCGTCGGGTGGTCGGTCTACGCGGGCTGGAATCCTTACTTTTACATGCAGAAGTCCGGCACTATGAAGAAGTGGGCGGATAAGTATGGGATAGTCATCAAGGTTCAACGGTTCGACTATGCCGCGTCTCTGGACTCGTTTGTCGCAAAGAATATTGACGCCTGCACGATGACTAATATGGAGGCATTGGACATGCCGGCCGCCGCTGGCGTGGACTCCACGGCTATCATCGTTGGGGACTACTCTAACGGGAACGACGCTGTCCTAGTCCGTAACGGGCTGACATTTGATAAGCTCCCTGGCCAGCGCATTATGCTGGTGCAAAAGACAGTGTCCGAGTACTTACTCGAGCGAGGGATGGTGCTCAACGGTCAGCAGGCCCAACTCTCCAAGCTTCGGTTGATTAACACCTCGGACTCGGACATCGTTCCGGCGTTCATGAATAATACGTCGAACCCTGCGGTAGTTACGTGGAAGCCTTTGGCTTCGCAGATTCTCGCTGACAAGAGCGTCCACTCCATCTTCGATTCTTCGAAGATTCCCGGCGAAATCCTTGATCTGCTGGTTGTTCGTACCGAAGTGTTGAATCGCCCTGATGGATCCGGACAGAGATTCGCCAAGGCGATTAGCGGGGCCTGGTACGAGACGGTGCAGCAGCTGGCCTCAGGGCAGTCACAGGCGATCAAGGTTTCAGCCGCCGCGTCCGGCGACTCGATCGACTCGTATAAGGAGCAGCTCAGGACTACTTCGCTTTTTGCCACACCAAAGTCTGCTGCCGACTTCACTACCGGGCCAAATATCAAGCAAAAGATGGAACTCGTTCGCCAGTTCTGCTTCGCACACGGACTACTTGGTCAAGGCGTCAAGTCCGTCGACGACGTTGCCATCGTTTATCCAGACGGCTCTGTCCAGGGCCACAAAGAACGAGTACGTCTGAGATTCAATGCGGCCTATATGCAGGCTGCGCAACAGGGAAAGCTCTAA